A portion of the Aythya fuligula isolate bAytFul2 chromosome 10, bAytFul2.pri, whole genome shotgun sequence genome contains these proteins:
- the ALAS1 gene encoding 5-aminolevulinate synthase, nonspecific, mitochondrial, with the protein MEAVVRRCPFLARVSQAFLQKAGPSLLLYAQHCPKMMEAAPPAAARGLACSAARGQQAGETPAAQPEGKNAKDAAQQNTDGSQPPAGHPPAAAGHTSAMKCPFLAAQMSHKNSNVFCKASIELQEDVKEMQADRKGKEFANVTTTSPARNTEKEGEEQNGLLKRFKDIMLKQRPESVSHLLQDNLPKSVSTFQYDQFFERKIDEKKKDHTYRVFKTVNRKAQIFPMADDYSDSLITKKEVSVWCSNDYLGMSRHPRVCGAVMDTLKQHGAGAGGTRNISGTSKFHVDLEKELADLHGKDAALLFSSCFVANDSTLFTLAKMLPGCEIYSDSGNHASMIQGIRNSRVPKHIFRHNDVSHLRELLKKSDPSTPKIVAFETVHSMDGAVCPLEELCDVAHEHGAITFVDEVHAVGLYGARGGGIGDRDGIMHKMDIISGTLGKAFGCVGGYISSTSSLIDTVRSYAAGFIFTTSLPPMLLAGALESVRTLKSAEGQVLRRQHQRNVKLMRQMLMDAGLPVVHCPSHIIPVRVADAAKNTEICDRLMSQHSIYVQAINYPTVPRGEELLRIAPTPHHTPQMMSYFLEKLLATWKDVGLELKPHSSAECNFCRRPLHFEVMSERERSYFSGMSKLVSVSA; encoded by the exons ATGGAGGCGGTGGTGCGGCGCTGCCCGTTCCTGGCCCGCGTCTCGCAGGCCTTCCTGCAGAAGGCCGGGCCCTCGCTGCTGCTCTACGCCCAGCACTGCCCCAAGATGATGGAGGCGgcgcccccggccgccgcccgAGGCCTAGCGTGCTCCGCCGCCCGCGGGCAGCAGGCGGGGGAGACCCCCGCGGCCCAGCCGG AGGGTAAAAATGCCAAAGATGCGGCCCAACAGAATACAGATGGATCCCAgccacctgctggccacccgcctgctgctgctggccataCCTCTGCTATGAAATGCCCATTCCTGGCAGCTCAGATGAGCCACAAGAACAGCAATGTCTTCTGCAAAGCCAGCATTGAACTTCAAGAGGATGTGAAGGAAATGCAGGCGGACAGAAAAG GTAAAGAATTTGCCAATGTAACAACTACTTCCCCAGCGAGGAACActgagaaagagggagaagagcAGAATGGATTGCTCAAGAGGTTTAAGGATATTATGCTGAAGCAAAGACCTGAGAGCGTGTCTCATCTGCTTCAGGATAACTTGCCAAAAT CTGTATCAACCTTCCAGTATGATCAGTTCTTTGAGAGAAAGatagatgaaaagaagaaagatcatACCTATCGAGTGTTCAAAACAGTGAACCGAAAGGCACAGATCTTTCCCATGGCAGATGACTACTCGGATTCTCTGATCACCAAGAAGGAGGTGTCCGTCTGGTGCAGCAATGACTACCTGGGCATGAGTCGTCATCCCCGTGTGTGTGGAGCAGTGAT GGATACACTGAAACAACatggtgctggagcaggaggcacAAGAAATATTTCGGGAACAAGCAAATTTCATGTTGATTTGGAGAAAGAACTAGCTGATCTTCATGGAAAAGATGCAGCACTGTTGTTCTCCTCCTGTTTTGTAGCCAATGATTCCACCCTCTTCACTCTAGCTAAAATGCTGCCAG GCTGTGAGATCTACTCTGATTCTGGAAACCATGCCTCCATGATCCAGGGGATTCGAAACAGCAGGGTACCGAAGCACATATTTCGCCATAATGATGTCAGCCATCTTCGAGAGCTATTGAAGAAGTCTGATCCATCTACCCCTAAAATTGTTGCATTTGAAACTGTGCACTCAATGGATG GTGCTGTCTGCCCCCTGGAAGAGCTGTGTGATGTGGCCCACGAACATGGAGCAATCACTTTTGTGGACGAAGTGCATGCTGTGGGGCTGTATGGAGCTCGAGGTGGCGGTATCGGAGACCGGGATGGAATCATGCACAAGATGGACATCATCTCTGGAACGCTTG gcaaagCATTTGGTTGTGTAGGAGGATACATCTCCAGTACAAGCTCCCTGATAGACACTGTTCGTTCATATGCTGCTGGCTTTATCTTCACAACATCCCTGCCACCCATGCTCTTAGCTGGTGCCCTTGAATCTGTCCGAACTCTGAAAAGTGCAGAGGGGCAAGTGCTGAGGCGCCAGCACCAGCGCAATGTGAAGCTTATGAGGCAAATGCTGATGGATGCAGGGCTTCCTGTGGTGCACTGCCCAAGTCACATCATTCCAGTAAGG GTTGCAGATGCTGCTAAAAATACAGAGATCTGTGACAGGCTAATGAGCCAACACAGCATCTATGTCCAAGCAATCAACTACCCCACAGTCCCCCGTGGAGAAGAGCTGCTACGTATTGCCCCTACACCTCACCATACCCCTCAGATGATGAGTTATTTTCTTG AAAAACTGCTGGCTACATGGAAGGATGTTGGTCTGGAGCTGAAACCACACTCATCAGCTGAATGTAACTTCTGTAGAAGACCTCTGCATTTTGAAGTGATGAGTGAACGGGAAAGATCTTACTTCAGTGGAATGAGCAAACTAGTATCTGTCAGTGCATGA